The following are from one region of the Chiloscyllium punctatum isolate Juve2018m chromosome 46, sChiPun1.3, whole genome shotgun sequence genome:
- the LOC140468133 gene encoding retinol dehydrogenase 8-like yields MSPKTVVITGCSSGIGLALAVKLAKDQLKRFKVIATMRDLGKKKQLEDAARETLDNMLEIKELDVCSEDSICKCVNSIPGQKVDILVSNAGMGLIGPVECQSLDTMKMVFDTNFFGLTRLVKEILPDMKRRQKGHIVVMSSVMGIHGLLFNDVYAASKFAVEGFCESLAIQALKFNINISLIEPGPVITEFEAKLYEEAAKMDLSSTDEETAKMFRQLYLPYSKKVFHTLGQTAEDVAEHTVKVITAEKPPFRYQTNSLYTPLTTLKFADPTGNLHLDTYYKMIFQHDRIFNASLSLIKFLRGRSGNQPGRKHS; encoded by the exons TTATTGCAACAATGCGAGATTTAGGCAAGAAGAAACAATTGGAAGACGCAGCACGCGAGACATTGGACAACATGCTGGAAATTAAAGAACTTGATGTTTGCAGTGAAGATTCCATCTGCAAATGTGTGAACAGTATTCCAGGACAAAAAGTGGACATTCTGG TAAGCAATGCTGGAATGGGACTCATCGGACCAGTTGAGTGCCAAAGCTTAGACACCATGAAAATGGTGTTTGACACAAACTTCTTTGGTCTGACTCGCTTGGTGAAGGAGATTTTACCTGACATGAAAAGAAGGCAGAAGGGCCACATTGTCGTCATGAGTAGCGTTATGGGAATCCACG GTCTTCTCTTCAACGATGTCTATGCAGCATCAAAATTTGCTGTGGAGGGTTTCTGTGAAAGTTTGGCAATTCAAGCCTTAAAATTCAATATAAA CATCAGTCTCATTGAGCCAGGACCAGTCATCACTGAGTTTGAAGCCAAATTGTATGAGGAGGCTGCTAAAATGGACCTCTCCAGTACGGATGAGGAAACAGCAAAAATGTTTCGGCAACTTTACCTTCCCTATTCCAAGAAAGTCTTCCATACTCTTGGACAAACAGCAGAAGATGTAGCAGAG CACACAGTGAAGGTGATTACAGCCGAAAAGCCTCCGTTCCGTTACCAGACCAACAGTCTGTACACCCCACTCACGACATTGAAATTTGCTGACCCAACCGGGAACCTGCACCTTGACACTTACTACAAAATGATCTTCCAACATGACAGAATATTCAATGCAAGCCTCAGCCTTATCAAATTCTTAAGAGGGAGAAGTGGAAACCAGCCAGGAAGAAAACACTCTTGA